The Streptomyces laurentii region CGACGTGCCGCAGCGTGTGCACGTCGCGGGGTTCGGCCCGCTGCGACCGGGCGATGTCGTGGAGCGTCGGAGGCGGACCGTACAGCAGGGTCGCCCCGTACTTCTGTACGAGGTCGAGCAGGATGTCGTTCTTCCGGCGGTCCTGGAAGGCGATCGTGCCGCCCAGCATGACGCTGGAGAGAATGCCCTGGCCGAAGCCGGAGTAGTGGACGAGCGGGGTGGTCACGGCGGCGACCAGGTGGTCGTCGAGGAGGAAGGTGTCGACGTAGCCGCGGATGGCCGAGTGGACCGTGTTCTGGCTGTGCAGCACCCCCTTCGACTCGCCGGTGGTGCCGGAGGTGAAGAGCACCACGAACGGCTCGTCGGGGCCGCGCTCGCGCGCCGAGAGGTCCGTGTGCACGTCCTCCCAGACCGGGTCGATGAAGTGGTCGCGGAAGTCGAGGCACCCCTCCGGGGGAGTGCCGTCGACGATCACCACGTGCTCCAGGCCGGGGAGTTCCTGCCGCAGCCGGTTCGCCGTCTCGCCGACCGGGTTGCCCTCCCAGTCCGACATCGTCACGATCACCCGGGCCCCGGTGAGGCCCAGCCGGTGCCGCAGCGGCTCCTCGGGGGTGGTCGGGTCGATCGGGCAGATGACGGCGCCGACGCGCAGGCACGCGTACAGCAGCGGCACCATCTCCCAGCGGTTGGGCAGCTGGACGGCGACGAAGTCACCGGGCTGGACGCCCAGTTCGACCAGACCGCCGGCGAACCGGTCGGTCAGCTGACGCAGCTCGATGTAGTCGAGGGTGTCGGTGCGGGCTTCCTTGACGCGGCGGGCGGCCACGGCCAGCTTGTGCGGGCGGAGTCTGGCCTGGCGGCGCAGGTCGTCGAGGAAGGTCTCCTCGCGCCACCAGCCGCGCTGGTAGTAGAGCGCCTCACGGGCCTCCCGGCCCTCGGGCATGGGGCTGGTGATCTCGACGACGGGCATCGCCTCGCCAGTGACGACGATCCCGTCCACGATCCGCGGCTCCGCGGTGACCGGCGCCTGTATGGTCTCGGTGGTCACGAGCGGTCCTTCCGGCGGGCGGTGAGCAGGGTCGGCAGGGGGTCGCCCGCGTGCGCGGCGGCGATCTCCAGGAGATCCCGGGTGTTGCGGCGGACCCGGTCGCCGACCCAGTCGAAGACCCACGCCTTGCGGGCGTCCGCCGGCAGGTCGAAGGGGACGACCCGGGTGACGGCCAGGGCGGCCGAGGCGGCCCCGCCGATGTTGGCGATCACTCCGGGGACGAGGATGGTGCCCGCGGCCCGGGTCTTCTCCTTCGCCTCGGCGCTGGAGCTGAGGTTGCCGCCCTCGACCACCAGGCCGGCCCGTACCCGGTGCGCGTTCTCGGCGTTCAGCGCGTGCTTCTGCGCCGCGAGGATCAGCAGGTCGGCGTCCACGTCCAGCCAGGCGTCCGGCTCGTCCGACACGGTGACGTGACCGGGCAGCCGCGAGCGGTCGATCTTCCCGAACTCGTCGGTGATCGCGACGAGTTCGGCCACCGGCAGCCGGTCCGCGCTGATCGTGCCCTGGAAGTCGGCCACGCCGACGACGGTGTGCCCGCGCTCCTCCAGGAAGTGCGCGACCGCGCGGCCCACCGCGCCGAATCCCTGCACCACGACCCGGGCCGGTCCCTTGCGGCCGCTCGCCTCCAGGGCGGTGACCGCGGCGACGCCGACACCGTGTCCGGTGCAGTCGATCAGCGGCTCGTAGTAGGTGCGCCAGTCGATCGGCATGTCCGGGGCGCCGAGCCGGTAGCGCGGGTCGTAGCCGGCCTCGTCGAAGAAGACGGCGCGGTCGGCGGGCGTGACGCCCATGTCGATGCCGAGGTGGATGCCGCCGTGCAGCAGCGGCTTGACGGTGCGGCCGAACGTACGGAAGGTCTCCTCGCGGTTGCTGCCGTCGGAGGCGATTCCGGCCTTGGCGCCGCCGATGGGCAGGCCGGCCAGGGTGAACTTGTGCGTCATGTCCCGGGCGAGGCCGGCCACCTCCTCCTGGGTGACACCGGGGGTCATCCGGGTGCCGCCCATGGCCAGGCCGTCGTAGAGCGAGTCGACGACGACCCAGCCCTTGAGGGACCCCTGGCTGCCGTTGAGCGAGACGACGAAAGCCGGATCTCGGGGGTCATCGGTGGCGGACGTGCCGTTCACAGCGTTCATGACCAAGAACCTCGTAATCGATTCGGTGGGCTTCTGTCCGGGGTGAAGCAAGGTCGGGGACGTGCCGCGGGGCCGAAGGCGGGGGTGGCGGACGGCCCCGCGGCACGGGTCTGGAGGACGGTGAGAGGACGGTGAGAGGACGTTGAGAGGACGTTGAGAGGACGGTGATCAGTGGGTCGGACCGGTCACCGGTACGTCTCGGCGAAGCCCCGCAGGATGTCCATTCCGTCGCTGCGGAACTCCAGGTGGGCCTGGGAGCCGAAGATGCGTCCGTCGTCGGACCGGAGGAACTCGACGGGGGCGTGCTCGGAGCGGCCGATGGACCGGAAGCCGGCCGGCGCGGCCTGCAGGTACAGGGTGTGGCGGTGGAACACCGTCACGGTCGGCTTGACGTAGGAGAAGATCGCCTCCTCCTTGTCGACCCGCACGTCGTAGCCGCCGACGCGCTGCGTGCCTTCCTTGAGCTCCCCGCCGTTGGCGACCGCGATGATCTGCATGCCGCCGCAGATCCCGAAGACCGGCACGTCGGCGCCCATCACCAGATCGATCAGCGGCTTGTAGTAGTCGCCGTCGAAGGCGCGGACCTTGGTACCGCTCAGGACGATCGCCTGGTGGCGGGAGTCCAGGCGGGCGGGGACCGAGGCGGCGTCCACCACGTCGGTCTCGGAACCCAGGTCCTCGAAGCGCTTGCGCAGCTGCGGCAGGGAGAGCGTTCCGTTGTTGACTACGAGAACCCGGGAAGTCGCCACGAGTTCTGCTCCTCTCGGTGGTCGGGGGCGGGACGCGCGGTCACGACCTGGTGATGACGGTGCCGGTGGACTCCGCGATCAGCCGGCTCACGGGCGCGCTGCCGATGACGACTCGCAGGACACCGCGGTCCACGGCCTCACCGGCGGCCCGCAGCTTCTTCCGCATGCCGCCGGTGGCGCCGCGGTCGCGGAAGTCGGCGGCGGCGTCCGCGCTGATCCGGCGGACCGGCTCACCGTCGATCAGGAGGTGCTCCACGTCGGTGACGAGGGTCAGCACCGCGGCCGCCGAGGCGCCGGCGATGGCCGCCGCGGCCCGGTCGGCGTCGGTGTTGACCTCCTGTCCGGCCGCGTTGCGGGCGAGCGGGGTGACCAGGTAGCAGTGGCCGGGCTTGAGGTTCGTCAGCCGGCCCGGGGTCACCTCGGTGATCGGGCCGACCAGGTTCTCCAGCTCGACGAGCTGCTTGCCCTGCCACCACCAGCGCTCGGCCTCGCCGGCCTGCACCAGGCCGTCGCTGCCGATGACGCGCTCGACGGTGATGCCGCGGCGGGTGAGCCGTTCGGTGACGATCCGGCCGATGTCCTCGCTGACCGTCTTGATGTCGGCGATCACCTCGGGGGTGGTCCACCGGCTCTGGTTGCCGTAGCGGTCGCGGAGGATCGCGGACGGCTCCGTGTAGCGGGGGTTCAGCTCCCGCAGCGGCTTCGACCAGCCGTGGACGAGGACCAGCGGGTTGTACCGGCCGTGCTCGGCCAGGTCGTCCCACCAGCCGTCGGACATGTCGTCCAGGCAGCTTCCGCCGAGCTTGACGACGGTGGCGGTGGCGGTGGCGGTGGCGGTGGTCTCGTGATTCAGGGCCGCGGTCATGCCGGCATCACCGGCTGCGCCGTCAGCCCCGTCTCCTCGGCCAGCCCGAAGCGCAGGTTCAGCGCCTGGATGCCCTGCCCGGCCGCGCCCTTGACCATGTTGTCGAGCGCGGACAGGACGACGATCCGCCCGCCCTCGGGGTCGTGCATGACGGTGACGTCGCAGTAGTTGGAACCCAGGACCGCCTGCGGGTCGGGCACCGGGATCAGGGTCTCGGTGTTGCGGCGGACCCGGACGAACTGCTTGTCCTTGTAGAACCGGAGGTAGGCGCGTTGCAGCGCGCGGGCGTCGACCTCGTCGTCGGTGAGGACGTACGAACTGGCCAGCAGCCCCCGCACGTGCGAGACGCCGTACGCCGACATCGACAGGGTGGCGATCTTGCCGGGCTTGGCCCGCTCGAAGAAGTCGCTCACCTCCGCCGCGTGCCGGTGCCCGGTCGGGGCGTACGGGGCGATGGCGCCGTTGCGCAGCGGGTGGAGGTCCGCGGTGCGCAGCGACAGACCGCCGCCGCTGGAGCCGCTCTTGCCGTCGATCAGGACCGTCTTGAGGTCCAGGCCGAGCCCGAGCGTCAGCGGGGCGAGGCCGAGGGTGATGGCGGTCGCGTAGCAGCCGGGCAGCGAGATCAGGGAGGCGCCGGCGAGCTGGTCGCCGACGAGTTCCGGGACGCCGTAGACGAACCGGTCGACCAGTTCGGCCGTCCGCTCGACCTGCGGGTACCAGCGCTCGTGCAGCTCCGGGGTGCGGATCCGGAAGGCGCCGCTGAGGTCGATGACACAGGGCACCTGGTCGGCCAGCCGGCCGGCCAGCGCGGCCGACACCGGGGCGGGTGTGGCCAGGAAGACGACGTCGCAGCGGTCCGACAGGTCCGTGTCCGCGGTGGACTCGACCGTCAGGCCGAGGTCCATCCGGAGGCCCGGATGGAGCTCGGAGGGCCGTCGGCCCACCTTGGACGAACCGCCGAGGAAGGTGAGTTCCAGTTCGGGATGCTGGGTGACCAGGCGGATCAGCTCGCCGCCGGCCAGCCCGGAGGCGCCGACGATTCCGACTCGGATCATGCGAGGAGCTCCTGCACGTAGCGGCTGACGGCGGAGGGGATGTCCACGCCGGTCGCCGAGGTGATCGCCCGGAACGCCGGAGCGTGGTTGACTTCGTTGACGACGTAGCCGTCGACCGTCTTGAACAGGTCGACGCCGTAGATGCCCTCGCCGAGTTCGTTCACCACACCGTCGACGATCTTCTGGACCTCGGGGTCGTGGTCCATCGCCTGGTGACGGTTGCCGAGGGCGGCGTTGCTGCGCCAGTCCTCGCCCGCGCTGGTGAACTCGGCGGCGGCGATCAGCTCGCGGCCGACGACGAAGCACCGCACGGAGCTGCCGCCGTCGAGGAACGGCTCGACCAGACAGGCCTGTTCGAACCCGTGGCCGAGGTCCTCGACGTAGTCGTAGACGGACTGGGCGGTGTCCGTGTCACGGATGAGGGTGACCCGCTTGCCCATGCCGCCGAAGACGGGCTTCAGCACCAGGGGCAGCGGGAGCTCCTCCAGCGTCTTCTCGAAGTCCTTGCGGGAGAGGACGAGACGGTAGTCCGCGACCGGGACGCCGGCCTTGCGCAGCAGGGCGCGCAGGGCGAGCTTGTTCTCGCAGGCCTGGATCGCGTGGGCCGTGTTGAGGGTGGTGATCCCGGAGGCCTCCGCCTGGACGGCCAGGAGGCCGCCCCGCGTGTAGCTCCGGCTGCGGATGAGAACGACGTCGTAACCGTTGAGCGAGGAATCCTCGGCGCCCAGCGCCAGGGACTCGTCGTTGACCCAGTCGATGCGGTGCCCGAAGGCCGGGGCGGTCTCGATCAGCCGGCGTTCCTCCCAGCCGATCCGATCCGCGACGATGGCGATACTGCTGCCGCTCATGTGAGGGACTCCTATCCGGCGACGCGGCTCACTGGCCCCAGTCGCGCAGCGTCACTTCGATCATGGCAAGGGAGAGGGTGCCGTCGGCCTCGACGTCCTCGACGCGCAGCGTGAGCATGCACTCGGGGCAGACCAGCGTCTCGCCCTGGACCATCGGCGGGGTGGACAGCTCGGTCTCGCACTCGGGGCAGACGGCGCTGATGAGCGGGGTGGCCATGAGATGTCTCCGTTTCGGTGATGCGGGAGGGGCGGGGATGGGCGGAGGGGCGGGGATCAGAGCGGCTGGAAGTCGACGGCGGCCTTGCGGATGTCGTCCCGTTCCATCAGCTCGGCACCGGAGTGCTGCTGACGCTTCGTCAGCCACTCGGTGAAGGCGTCGATGTCGAGGCCCGAGGCCTCTTCGGCCAGCGCCCACTTGACGAGGGCCGTGGTGAGCCGGGTGCGGACGCGCAGCTCGCGCCTGTTGCCGACGAGTTCGGCGGGCAGCGTCTCGTAGTGCTCGGGGTGGGTGAGCTGGCCGGGCAGCTCGTACGCGAAGGCGTGCGGGGTGGTGGGGCCGGACTGGAAGGCGTAGCCGAGCCCGGAGCCCTGGAGCGCCGCCCGGGACAGCTCGGTGAGGTGGGTCAGATCGAAGCGGGTGTCGCCGTGGATGACCCGCAGCGAGGTCAGGAGCTCGGCCAGCGGCGCGTTGCCGCCGCGCTCGCCGATGCCGGCGACGGTGGTCGAGATCCACTGGGCGCCGGCCCGGACCGCGGCCAGCGAGTTGGCCACCGCCATGCCCAGCATGTTGTGCGAGTGGATCTCGATCTCGGCGCCGTCGATCGCGGTCAGGTCCGCGATCTTCTCCTCCATCTGCCACGGGGAGAGATACGCGACGGTCTCCGCGAGCCGGAACCGGTCGGCCCCGGCCTCGAAGCCCGCGGTCACGTAGGGAACCAGCCGCTCCTTGGGGGTACGGGCACCGTCCTCACCGCTGAAGGTGACGTGGAAGCCGCGCTCCTTGGCCCCCTCGATCGCGGCGCGCGCCACGTTGAAGAGGTACTTGCTGCTCGACGAGGCGAGCTTGAGCGCCGCGTGCTCCTCCGAGGTGGGAATGGAGAACATCACGTGCTTCACGCCCAGGCGCAGCGCCTCGTCGAGCGCCTCCTCCACCTGCCGGCGGTCGCGTACGACGACCAGGGTCATGCTGCGCTCGGGGCCCACGGCCTCGTGCGTGGCGAGGACCAGGTCGGCGTCCTTCGAGGAGGGCCCGGACACCATCCCGACCTCGACGAGGGACACGCCCGTCTTCACCAGAAGGTCCGCGATGACCACGGCGTCGCGGGGGGTGAATTCGACACCCGCCATGTGGGCCGAGTCCCGCAAGGTCGCGTCGGATATGAGGGGCAGCGCCTCCGGGACACTGACACCGTTCTCTGAAACCGCCATTGCCTTTACTCCTTGGTCGAAGCCCGTCGGAATGCGGCTGGTGCTGACATCAAGAATCAGCCGCCGACGGAAGGCGGGTCAAGGAAGGGACTGTCAGGCTTCCTTGACTTTCGTCAAGAGATGTGAAGCCCGTCAAGAAACGCAAACCTGGCGTGAAGTCGCGTACGAGCATCGTCAATTCAAGACATCGGAGAGCCGGACGGGAAGATTCCGCGTGGCCCGGGTATTCCACCCGTGCAAGAAGCCGGAAAACCAGAGATCTCTCCAGGAGACGGGAATTCATCATGAACCTTCTCGCGGCCGCGCGGCTCGGCGTCGTCGTCCCGCCGGAAAACCCGACGGCGGAGCCGGAGTTCCACCGGCTGGTCGGCGAGCGCGTGAACGTCTACACGAGCCGCTTCCCCGTCACCCCCGGCAAGGGGCTCCTCGAGATGCTGGAGGCGTGGAACGAGGCGCTGCCCGGCGCCCTGGCGGGCTTCGGCACCATGACACTGGACGCCGCCGTCGTCGCCTGCAGCGCCTCGCACTATCTCCTCGCGCCCGAGGGCGACCGGGCCTTCTGCGAGGAACTCAGCGACCAGGCCGGCTACCCGGTACGGTCCTCGACCCAGGCCATCCTCACGGCCTGCGAGTGGCTCGGCGTGGAGCGGCTGACCCTGGTCTCCCCGTACGAGCCGTGGCTGACGAAGACGTCCGCCGAGTTCTGGCGCGCGGCCGGGCTCACCGTGGACGACGCCCTTCTCGTGCCGGCCCGCGAGGGCCACTTCAACCCGTACGAGGTGACGACCGGGGCGATACTCGAGCGCGTCCGCGAGGCCCGGCTCGCCGACGACACCGCGCTCCTCTTCACCGGCACCGGCATGGGCACCCTCGCCGCCCTGGAGGAGCTGGGCCGCGACAGCGACCGGGTGCTCCTCACCTCGAACCTCGCCAGTGCCTGGTGGGGACTGCACGCGACCGGTGCCGACGAGGACCCGGCCGCCTTCCATCCGCTGCTCGCCCGGCTGGAACGGCACACGGCGGCGATGGCGGCGTGAGGCGATGCCGCCGCCGGGTCGACACACCGGCGGCGGCACCGGTGAACAGAGAGGGCACGGACGGTCGTCGGGACCATCCGTGCCCTCTCGGCGACCTCTCGCCGCACCGGCTCAGACCTGGGCGGACTGCCTCTGCACGGCGCCGATCTTGTAGCCGACGCCGCGCACCGTGACGATCCACCGGCTGGAGCCGAGCTTGGCCCGGAGACTGCTGACGTGGGTGTCGATGGTGCGGCTGGACGCCGCGCGGTCGGTCTCCCATACCTTCGCCATCAGTTCCTTCCGTGACACGACCCGCTCGGGGGTGGATGCCAGCGCGTACAGGAGTTCGAATTCCTTCGACGTCATGTCCACCAGCCGTCCGTTCAGATGCACCTCCCGCGACCGCCCGTCGATGTGCAGCGGCCGCAGCGAGATCGACTCCGGAGCGCCGGCCGTCCGCGGGCTCACCCGGCGGAGCACCGCCCTGACGCGCGCCATGACCTCACGGTCACCGCAGGTCTTCACCACACAGTCGTCCGCCCCGGCCTGCAGCGCGAGCACCCGGTCCAGTTCCGCGTCCCGGCGGCTGAAGGCGATGACCGGAGTGTCCCCGGCGGCTCTTATCGCCCGGCAGACCTCCAGGCCGTCCATGTCCGGCAGTTCGAGATCGAGCAGCACGATATCGGCCCGCGGCAGCAGTCTCAGCGCCTCCGCTCCGGCGCTCACCCCCTTCACCTGATATCCCTGGCGTCTGAGATTCCGAACGGTGGACTCGATGGATTCCGAATCCTCCACCACGAGTGCGTTAACCATCTGGTCGTCAACTCCCTTGGCCTGGCTGCGAAATTCAGGTCCCTAGGATGTCAAGCGCTCTGCGGCAGCCTTTCGTCGAGCGCCCCCGTTTGGATGAGCCGGTCGTAGAGATGGGCGGCCGACACCAGAGTGACGTGGTGGTGCCAGCCCGGATAGGAGCGTCCTTCGAAGTCGAGTAATCCGTAGTCCCGTTCAAGGGCGGACACCGCGAGACGGGTGCCCGACTGGGCCTGGGCGAGAGCCGTCAGCTGTTCCACCCGCCGGCCGGTCAGACTGGTGATCCACACTCGGGGGGCACGGGAGGCCGCCGGGCGCCACTCGGTGAAGATCCGGTACGTCCGGCAGGAGCCCGGCAGTCGCACCAGCCCGGAGACCACGCGCATCTGACGGCCCCGGCCGTCCGACGCGGTCAGGGTCACCGCGCGCGGCGGCAGGGCGTGATGCCGCTGGAGGAACTGCCGGGCACCCACCGGGCCGAGCCTCGCGTCGACGGTTCCGGGGACGGCCCGGGAGACGCTCGGGTCGGCGGGAAGCACCGGCAGGGCTGCGGGCACCGCCACCACGAAGTGATGGCCGCCGCGGTCGAGGGCCACGAGGAGCCGTCCGACGTCGAGGTGCTCGCTCAGGTCGGCCACCACCGGCACATGGGCCGGCAGCCCGCGGGGCAGCGCCGCCGAGACGGAGTCCACCAGGTCCAGGATGTGCTCCCACACCGGCTGGTACCGAGCCGATGCGGGGATCCTCGCGCGCTCGCGCAGCTTGGCGTCCTCGTTCCACTGCTCGGGCAGCAGCAGCCGCCAGTCCACCGGCAGATCCTCCTCGCCCGTGGTGACGAAGGCGCCGAGGCCGACCTGGCAGCTGATGGTCCGCCCGGCGGCGGGGACGAAGCGGCGGTGCACTCCGCAGGTGTGCTCGCCCCGCTTGGGCAGGACGACGGTGCCGATGGTCAGCGCGCGTAACGGGAAGTGCTCGTTCGTCAGCCGGATCAGCTCCTGCCGGGCGGGCACCCAGTCCCAGGGGCTGGCGCTGATGAACTGGTGCAACGACTGGGAGGTGGTGGCCGGGGACGTGGAGACCGCGGCGGCGAGCCGGCGGATGGACTTCCGGCCCGGTGTGGTCAGCAGCCCCCGCAGGTAGAGCTGGGCCCAGCGGCGCTGGTCCGCCCGGGGCAGGTGCGCGAAGAGCGAGTCGGCGTAGAGGGAGACCCGCGCGTCTCGACCCGGATCCGTCGCTTGAGCCGTGCGGTGTTCCTCCATGGCGTGCTCCCCTCCCCGTCGGACGACACAAAAAAGAATAACGAACGATCTCTTTTATTTCGAGGGGGAAGACGGGAGCTCCGCAACTTAGCCAAGTCGGCCGAAATCGGCCCGAGCGCACGGCGCCACCGGGCCGCACTCCCCCTGCCGCCGGCCGCGCCGGGGCGGCGAGCGGGCGCCCGACACGACGGGCGGAGACACCGGGGCGTGCGTCACCCACCGGTGTGGACGCACGCCCCGGCACCAAAGGGCCCCCGATTACCCGTGCGTGCCCGCCCGCCTGGCGGGGAAGCCGTGCGCACGCGCCCCGACCACCACGGCCAGGACCGGCACGATCAGGATCAGCACGCTCCACGGGAAGGACCCGGACCCGAACACGCCGAGCAGCAGCCCGCCGACCAGGCCGCCGGCGGCCATGGCCACGTTCCACAGGGTGACGAGCATCGCCTGGGCCGCGTCGGCGGCCTTCTCACCGCCCGCGTCGCCCGCCGCCGTCTGCAGCAGCGTCGGCACGCCACCCCAGCCGAGGCCCCACAGCGTGACCGCCGCGTAGATGACGACGGTGTTGCCGGAGAGAAGGGCGAGCGCGGCCGCCGCCACCGCCATGAGCAGCACGCTGACCACCGTCAGCGTGCGCAGCCGGCGGTTGATCTGGGCGCCGACCACCCAGATGCTCACCAGGGACGCGATACCGAAGACGAGCAGCACCAGATCGGTCGAGTCCCCCATCCCGAGTTCGGCGAGGAAGATCGAGATGAAGGTGTAGAGGATCGTGTGCGCGAGCACGAGGACGAGCGTCACGAAGAGCACGGGCAGCACCCCGGGCACCTTCAGCGCGCTCAGCATCGGAGCCCCCTCGCCCTCCTGCTTCTGGCCCGGGTACTCGGGCACGGCCGCGAGGATCCAGCCGAGCAGGATCACCGTGAGACCGGTCATCACCAGGAAGGCCACCTGCCAGCTCACGGCCTTGCCGAGGAAGGTGCCGGCCGGGACGCCGAGCGAGAGCGCGACGGGGATGCCGGCCATGGCGATCGCGATGGCCTTGCCCTGCAGGCGCACCGGCGCCATCTTGCGGGCGAAGCCGGCCAGCAGCGCCCAGGCGAGGCCCGCGGCCACCCCGGCCACGAACCGGGCGCCCATGGTCAGCGCG contains the following coding sequences:
- a CDS encoding glutamine amidotransferase class-I (GMP synthase subunit A; Validated;~Glutamine amidotransferase class-I [Streptomyces fulvissimus DSM40593];~Type 1 glutamine amidotransferase (GATase1)-like domain; cl00020;~conserved cys residue [active];~identified by MetaGeneAnnotator; putative); its protein translation is MATSRVLVVNNGTLSLPQLRKRFEDLGSETDVVDAASVPARLDSRHQAIVLSGTKVRAFDGDYYKPLIDLVMGADVPVFGICGGMQIIAVANGGELKEGTQRVGGYDVRVDKEEAIFSYVKPTVTVFHRHTLYLQAAPAGFRSIGRSEHAPVEFLRSDDGRIFGSQAHLEFRSDGMDILRGFAETYR
- a CDS encoding glu/leu/phe/val dehydrogenase (Glu/Leu/Phe/Val dehydrogenase [Streptomyces fulvissimus DSM40593];~Glu/Leu/Phe/Val dehydrogenase, dimerisation domain; pfam02812;~Glutamate dehydrogenase/leucine dehydrogenase [Aminoacid transport andmetabolism]; COG0334;~NAD(P) binding domain of amino acid dehydrogenase-like proteins; cl17226;~NAD(P) binding pocket [chemical binding];~identified by MetaGeneAnnotator; putative) produces the protein MNAVNGTSATDDPRDPAFVVSLNGSQGSLKGWVVVDSLYDGLAMGGTRMTPGVTQEEVAGLARDMTHKFTLAGLPIGGAKAGIASDGSNREETFRTFGRTVKPLLHGGIHLGIDMGVTPADRAVFFDEAGYDPRYRLGAPDMPIDWRTYYEPLIDCTGHGVGVAAVTALEASGRKGPARVVVQGFGAVGRAVAHFLEERGHTVVGVADFQGTISADRLPVAELVAITDEFGKIDRSRLPGHVTVSDEPDAWLDVDADLLILAAQKHALNAENAHRVRAGLVVEGGNLSSSAEAKEKTRAAGTILVPGVIANIGGAASAALAVTRVVPFDLPADARKAWVFDWVGDRVRRNTRDLLEIAAAHAGDPLPTLLTARRKDRS
- a CDS encoding aspartate/glutamate/uridylate kinase (Amino Acid Kinases (AAK) superfamily, catalytic domain; present in such enzymes like N-acetylglutamate kinase (NAGK), carbamate kinase (CK), aspartokinase (AK), glutamate-5-kinase (G5K) and UMP kinase (UMPK). The AAK superfamily includes kinases that...; cl00452;~Aspartate/glutamate/uridylate kinase [Streptomyces fulvissimus DSM40593];~identified by MetaGeneAnnotator; putative;~nucleotide binding site [chemical binding];~substrate binding site [chemical binding]) — its product is MTAALNHETTATATATATVVKLGGSCLDDMSDGWWDDLAEHGRYNPLVLVHGWSKPLRELNPRYTEPSAILRDRYGNQSRWTTPEVIADIKTVSEDIGRIVTERLTRRGITVERVIGSDGLVQAGEAERWWWQGKQLVELENLVGPITEVTPGRLTNLKPGHCYLVTPLARNAAGQEVNTDADRAAAAIAGASAAAVLTLVTDVEHLLIDGEPVRRISADAAADFRDRGATGGMRKKLRAAGEAVDRGVLRVVIGSAPVSRLIAESTGTVITRS
- a CDS encoding alpha-L-glutamate ligase, rimK family (ATP-grasp domain; cl17255;~Alpha-L-glutamate ligase, RimK family [Streptomyces fulvissimus DSM40593];~Lysine biosynthesis enzyme LysX; TIGR02144;~identified by MetaGeneAnnotator; putative); its protein translation is MSGSSIAIVADRIGWEERRLIETAPAFGHRIDWVNDESLALGAEDSSLNGYDVVLIRSRSYTRGGLLAVQAEASGITTLNTAHAIQACENKLALRALLRKAGVPVADYRLVLSRKDFEKTLEELPLPLVLKPVFGGMGKRVTLIRDTDTAQSVYDYVEDLGHGFEQACLVEPFLDGGSSVRCFVVGRELIAAAEFTSAGEDWRSNAALGNRHQAMDHDPEVQKIVDGVVNELGEGIYGVDLFKTVDGYVVNEVNHAPAFRAITSATGVDIPSAVSRYVQELLA
- a CDS encoding acyl-CoA ligase (AMP binding site [chemical binding];~Adenylate forming domain, Class I; cl17068;~CoA binding site [chemical binding];~acyl-CoA ligase [Streptomyces griseus subsp. griseus NBRC13350];~acyl-activating enzyme (AAE) consensus motif;~cyclohexanecarboxylate-CoA ligase; Reviewed;~identified by MetaGeneAnnotator; putative), which produces MTTETIQAPVTAEPRIVDGIVVTGEAMPVVEITSPMPEGREAREALYYQRGWWREETFLDDLRRQARLRPHKLAVAARRVKEARTDTLDYIELRQLTDRFAGGLVELGVQPGDFVAVQLPNRWEMVPLLYACLRVGAVICPIDPTTPEEPLRHRLGLTGARVIVTMSDWEGNPVGETANRLRQELPGLEHVVIVDGTPPEGCLDFRDHFIDPVWEDVHTDLSARERGPDEPFVVLFTSGTTGESKGVLHSQNTVHSAIRGYVDTFLLDDHLVAAVTTPLVHYSGFGQGILSSVMLGGTIAFQDRRKNDILLDLVQKYGATLLYGPPPTLHDIARSQRAEPRDVHTLRHVVTGSAQVLQPLVDDLREMLGARTYSLWGMSENGPVTITKLDYNQDWAAHSNGRPIDAMEIRIDKCINPTERGPVGRLRVRGASQALGYYKRDAEYDALLLDDGWFDTGDVARDDGRGGIRILCRASDAIKRDGMVVPLAEIESMVNRHPKVAETTLVGPTGRVEDPILAVVVPSGDERPTLEELRSHLLETDLDERFLPDRLEVIEALPKTLTGKVRKKVLRELYGEA
- a CDS encoding N-acetyl-gamma-glutamyl-phosphate reductase 1 (N-acetyl-gamma-glutamyl-phosphate reductase 1 [Streptomyces fulvissimus DSM40593];~N-acetyl-gamma-glutamyl-phosphate reductase; Validated; PRK00436;~Semialdehyde dehydrogenase, NAD binding domain; smart00859;~identified by MetaGeneAnnotator; putative) yields the protein MIRVGIVGASGLAGGELIRLVTQHPELELTFLGGSSKVGRRPSELHPGLRMDLGLTVESTADTDLSDRCDVVFLATPAPVSAALAGRLADQVPCVIDLSGAFRIRTPELHERWYPQVERTAELVDRFVYGVPELVGDQLAGASLISLPGCYATAITLGLAPLTLGLGLDLKTVLIDGKSGSSGGGLSLRTADLHPLRNGAIAPYAPTGHRHAAEVSDFFERAKPGKIATLSMSAYGVSHVRGLLASSYVLTDDEVDARALQRAYLRFYKDKQFVRVRRNTETLIPVPDPQAVLGSNYCDVTVMHDPEGGRIVVLSALDNMVKGAAGQGIQALNLRFGLAEETGLTAQPVMPA
- a CDS encoding lysine biosynthesis protein lysW (Lysine biosynthesis protein LysW [Streptomyces fulvissimus DSM40593];~UniProt-pubmed:18375553;~identified by MetaGeneAnnotator; putative;~paraquat-inducible membrane protein A; Provisional), with product MATPLISAVCPECETELSTPPMVQGETLVCPECMLTLRVEDVEADGTLSLAMIEVTLRDWGQ